The following coding sequences are from one Lolium rigidum isolate FL_2022 chromosome 6, APGP_CSIRO_Lrig_0.1, whole genome shotgun sequence window:
- the LOC124662543 gene encoding uncharacterized protein LOC124662543: protein MTLSRLLGDSVWSPTRGPVHGGISSIRVHGGPGARDVPLHASRDSSPLPLASLPVPLPLPLTQSSPPIARFLPKSKANRRLTLAICTDEEGEEAGERSWWRRSGAEGGEGAMGAREGATGEEAGSAMARSRSTNGDSAEDRAISPRCGGFSFCVGSFGPIAVAPELAYLGAAAEFEGSIGADVQVHLRCDNGAPGASTGAEAWSEDRAGAGGLSERSGAAGYCTELDGRGEDAVGAESRSRRSSIPIRFGSRESICAATAEVEQETTSSGPCGNGVEGGACVVDTASSFSDTEQVRRGGWGCRSLIGTAVLGFGGTEKVGELVVGSRNSSMASWTKSRVGGRQVPVVDMEDKELETLFGQLWDIPQHLDNPPLRVAPYISPPRPRVRYSPPPPPLPPERPALCYLGVEEVEIVDLESEEVIMADRGRGGRNRGRGSGGGRGDNWNRQFNNNQFQQGTQQQQQPFQQNQGPYPQFPPQPYGFAPGGMPPPWAFQGPYPQFNPQQYGFQSNQWIAPSNEEIPQNSQAQVDDNVAKAKGGMAKQMQKKKPGGGSEAQVIPNQMSYVDTICLGCGEPGHFKQSCDKKAFCFICKATNHGVEGCPVVKRPPQVAKYIGSAANGLGFFHIEIPEVVVNPVTTTKNCGLVLIEEGNITKAELAKEFAGIYRTNWPWQIRELTQWSYLVKFPPHLPVDQVIGYPRFGLTKPGVWVKVEAWDDDPDPVAVMQVTWMKIHGLQPPWCEWNVIAQAVSVCGILEEIDWMSVFKDCAEVVRVKIKCRDATRIPAGRLFHFQGKFHQLLFEVEGEPAMGVAEDPPIPPPPPPSDENDEQGNEEQNGDKQDGMDTDRGSAAGNASASSGVVNPGPASSGSVGRRLVTDGGEIKEYVSGEEVYELLLKNGEVDEEGRFIWRSGPSRISEEVSEEIQNFLLEDQESLACKHGVNLDSMEMNDGDMELALPEDILPSFEKTDTEGVMDTDQLKKPRKKKAWGPVQATRQSSRVDRSMNVMKKAIEYKKKNNLEEPNKKMKGLECDPVLPKELEGSFQGSDMERSGLVHGPLGEKNQGSAGTDTKLKCSSFDWISSWAPSIQAVTWREGVGWST from the exons ATGACGCTCTCGCGACTCCTGGGCGACTCTGTCTGGAGCCCGACCCGAGGTCCTGTCCATGGCGGGATCTCCTCGATCCGCGTCCATGGCGGGCCAGGGGCGCGGGATGTGCCTCTCCACGCGTCGCGAGACAGTTCTCCCTTGCCACTTGCCTCCCTCCCGGTTCCACTTCCACTTCCACTCACACAGAGCTCACCGCCGATAGCTAGGTTCCTACCAAAATCCAAGGCGAATCGAAGGCTAACGCTGGCGATCTGCACGgatgaggaaggagaggaggcAGGGGAGCGGTCGTGGTGGAGGCGGTCTGGTGCGGAGGGCGGGGAAGGGGCGATGGGAGCTCGCGAAGGCGCTACGGGCGAGGAAGCTGGATCGGCAATGGCGAGGTCGAGGTCGACGAACGGAGATTCCGCGGAGGACCGAGCTATCTCGCCTCGGTGCGGCGGCTTCAGCTTCTGCGTGGGCTCGTTTGGGCCAATCGCCGTTGCCCCCGAGCTTGCCTATCTCGGCGCGGCAGCAGAGTTCGAGGGATCGATTGGAGCCGATGTCCAAGTTCATCTCAGGTGCGATAATGGCGCTCCAGGCGCCAGTACAGGGGCAGAAGCCTGGTCCGAGGATCGTGCGGGTGCAGGAGGCCTTTCAGAGAGATCTGGAGCTGCAGGATACTGCACAGAGCTTGATGGCAGAGGAGAGGACGCCGTCGGAGCAGAATCTAGAAGCAGGCGTTCATCGATTCCCATTCGATTTGGCAGTAGAGAAAGCATATGCGCAGCTACCGCCGAGGTGGAACAAGAGACCACATCCTCTGGGCCTTGCGGTAACGGAGTTGAAGGCGGCGCTTGCGTTGTTGATACTGCATCATCATTCTCTGATACTGAACAAGTGCGCAGAGGAGGTTGGGGATGCAGAAGTTTGATTGGTACGGCTGTGCTTGGTTTTGGCGGGACTGAAAAGGTGGGGGAGCTGGTAGTGGGTTCCAGGAACTCGTCCATGGCGTCATGGACCAAGTCAAGAGTTGGTGGGCGACAGGTGCCGGTTGTGGACATGGAGGATAAGGAGCTGGAGACGCTTTTTGGACAGCTATGGGATATTCCACAGCATCTGGACAACCCTCCCCTGCGTGTGGCTCCATATATAAGCCCTCCACGCCCTAGGGTTCGGTAttcccctccaccgccgccattaCCACCAGAAAGACCAGCACTATGTTATCTTGGAGTTGAGGAGGTAGAGATTGTAGATCTGGAGTCTGAAGAGGTGATCATGGCTGACAGAGGGCGTGGAGGAAGGAACAGAGGAAGAGGATCTGGAGGGGGGAGAGGGGACAACTGGAATCGGCAGTTCAACAACAACCAATTTCAGCAAGGCactcaacagcaacagcaaccctTTCAGCAGAACCAGGGTCCATACCCTCAGTTCCCTCCACAGCCTTATGGTTTTGCTCCTGGTGGTATGCCTCCTCCTTGGGCTTTTCAAGGTCCTTATCCTCAGTTTAATCCACAGCAGTATGGGTTTCAGTCTAACCAGTGGATTGCCCCAAGTAATGAAGAGATTCCACAAAATTCTCAAGCTCAGGTGGATGACAATGTAGCTAAGGCAAAAGGTGGAATGGCAAAGCAGATGCAGAAGAAGAAACCTGGTGGGGGTAGTGAAGCTCAGGTGATTCCTAACCAGATGTCCTATGTAGACACCATCTGCCTTGGTTGTGGAGAGCCTGGTCACTTCAAGCAATCTTGTGACAAGAAAGCTTTTTGCTTCATTTGCAAAGCTACCAACCATGGTGTTGAAGGATGCCCTGTTGTCAAGAGACCTCCTCAAGTGGCAAAGTACATAGGAAGTGCAGCTAATGGCTTAGGTTTCTTCCATATTGAGATTCCTGAGGTAGTTGTCAATCCTGTGACTACTACTAAAAACTGTGGGCTTGTGCTGATTGAGGAAGGCAACATAACCAAAGCTGAGTTGGCCAAGGAGTTTGCAGGGATTTACAGGACAAATTGGCCATGGCAAATTAGGGAACTTACTCAGTGGTCATACCTGGTGAAATTTCCTCCTCATCTACCTGTAGACCAGGTGATTGGGTACCCTAGGTTTGGCCTAACAAAACCTGGAGTGTGGGTAAAGGTTGAGGCATGGGATGATGATCCAGACCCTGTGGCAGTAATGCAAGTGACCTGGATGAAGATACATGGTTTACAACCTCCATGGTGTGAATGGAATGTGATAGCCCAGGCTGTGTCTGTGTGTGGCATCCTTGAAGAAATAGATTGGATGAGTGTTTTCAAAGACTGTGCTGAGGTTGTAAGGGTGAAGATTAAGTGCAGAGATGCTACCAGGATTCCTGCTGGTAGACTTTTCCATTTCCAGGGCAAATTCCACCAGCTGTTGTTTGAGGTTGAGGGGGAACCTGCTATGGGGGTGGCAGAGGATCCACCTattccaccgcctcctcctccatctgATGAAAATGATGAGCAGGGGAATGAAGAACAGAATGGTGATAAACAAGATGGAATGGATACTGACAGAGGCAGTGCAGCAGGGAATGCCTCTGCAAGCTCTGGAGTGGTTAATCCTGGCCCAGCTAGCTCTGGATCTGTAGGGAGAAGGCTGGTTACTGATGGTGGAGAGATCAAGGAGTATGTGAGTGGTGAAGAGGTTTATGAGTTGCTTCTCAAGAATGGTGAGGTGGATGAGGAAGGCAGGTTCATCTGGAGGAGTGGTCCTAGCAGAATTAGTGAAGAAGTGAGTGAAGAAATTCAGAACTTCCTTTTGGAAGATCAAGAGAGTCTGGCATGCAAACATGGGGTTAATCTGGATAGTATGGAGATGAATGATGGTGATATGGAACTGGCTCTACCAGAAGACATCTTGCCTAGCTTTGAGAAGACTGATACAGAAGGAGTGATGGACACTGACCAACTGAAGAAACCAAGGAAGAAGAAAGCTTGGGGTCCTGTTCAGGCTACAAGGCAGAGTTCCAGGGTGGACAGGTCTATGAATGTGATGAAGAAGGCTATTGAATACAAGAAGAAGAACAACTTGGAGGAGCCTAACAAGAAGATGAAAG GTTTGGAATGTGATCCTGTCCTACCTAAGGAACTGGAAGGTTCCTTTCAAGGATCAGACATGGAAAGAAGTGGACTTGTTCATGGACCACTTGGTGAGAAAAATCAGGGCTCCGCTGGAACTGACACAAAACTGAAGTGTTCATCATTCGACTGGATCTCTTCCTGGGCTCCGAGCATCCAAGCTGTCACATGGCGGGAGGGCGTCGGCTGGAGTACCTGA
- the LOC124661489 gene encoding peptidyl-prolyl cis-trans isomerase FKBP15-1-like, with protein MGMKQRHLCLAVAAIAVAAILLTASAKKSADVTQLQIGVKYRPESCTVQSHKGDKIKVHYRGSLTDGSVFDSSYDRGDPFEFTLGSGQVIKGWDQGLLGMCVGEKRKLRIPSKMGYGERGSPPKIPGGATLVFDTELIAVNGKTSGADTSESNSEL; from the exons ATGGGGATGAAGCAGCGGCACCTCTGCCTCGCCGTCGCAGCCATCGCCGTCGCGGCCATCCTGCTGACCG CTTCGGCCAAGAAGTCCGCCGACGTGACGCAGCTTCAGATCGGCGTCAAG TACAGGCCAGAGTCATGTACCGTACAATCTCACAAAGGCGACAAAATTAAAGTGCACTATCGT GGTTCACTCACCGATGGATCGGTATTTGATTCTAGCTATGACAGAGGTGACCCCTTTGAATTTACTCTTGGGAGTGGCCAGGTGATAAAAG GTTGGGACCAAGGGTTACTAGGTATGTGTGTCGGCGAAAAGAGGAAGCTAAGAATACCTTCAAAGATGGGTTATGGGGAGCGAGGCTCCCCACCAAAGATTCCAG GTGGAGCAACTCTGGTTTTTGACACGGAGCTTATCGCTGTCAATGGAAAGACATCTGGTGCTGATACCTCCGAAAGCAACAGCGAGCTTTGA